One Candidatus Palauibacter australiensis genomic window carries:
- a CDS encoding DUF5118 domain-containing protein: MVQIVRSTRPLVLILSLSLLVVATGCIRPFARPAPAPTASAGGGPGPRGGGDDEDGPEPYAEVVTEEAVTDSGMVHVHRVDDKWLFEIPEEVLGRDILLVSRLAAVPEGMGYGGQKANTQVLRWERNGSDDERIFLRVVRHTNVADEALPVARAVRGANFEPILRAFDIEAL, translated from the coding sequence ATGGTCCAGATCGTGCGCAGTACACGCCCCCTCGTCCTCATCCTTAGCCTCTCGCTCCTCGTCGTGGCCACGGGCTGCATCCGGCCCTTCGCCAGGCCCGCGCCCGCCCCGACCGCCTCGGCCGGAGGGGGACCCGGCCCCCGCGGCGGCGGCGATGACGAAGACGGGCCGGAGCCCTATGCCGAAGTCGTCACGGAGGAAGCGGTCACGGATTCGGGGATGGTCCACGTCCACCGGGTGGACGACAAATGGCTGTTCGAGATTCCGGAGGAGGTTCTGGGGCGCGACATCCTCCTCGTGAGCCGTCTGGCGGCGGTTCCCGAGGGGATGGGCTACGGAGGCCAGAAGGCGAATACGCAGGTCCTTCGCTGGGAGAGGAACGGATCCGACGACGAGCGAATCTTCCTCCGCGTCGTGCGACACACGAACGTGGCGGACGAGGCTCTTCCGGTGGCGCGGGCGGTGCGGGGCGCGAACTTCGAGCCGATCCTGCGGGCCTTCGACATCGAGGCGCTG
- a CDS encoding nuclear transport factor 2 family protein — translation MRIRTLAPFALALTIACGGAETEEAATTEEMTEAMDDAPAMSDAEAAMTEITDYYETHFNMGHGSMVGGRYSEDGLLWSASGAMVYGSEAVGAALQARIDAEGSQLAIHPGETMGFGDQIVSRGHYVLTGTVDGAEARNSGYYMAVAENVDGEWSLKGVVSNYDTPDQSMSAGQMMDMPEGMGGDLIQASGDYFATHYNMGHASMVANTFTENAVAMMPGERAREGRAAVEEGLQAMFDAGVTFSGISGWSAHELDEGHVVGIGTYGTEGPDGAGGGHFAGLYSRGEDGGLMLHWLVMGAHASGM, via the coding sequence ATGCGCATCCGCACCCTGGCTCCCTTCGCCCTGGCTCTGACCATCGCCTGTGGCGGGGCGGAGACGGAAGAAGCCGCGACGACGGAGGAGATGACGGAGGCGATGGACGATGCCCCGGCCATGTCCGATGCCGAAGCGGCGATGACGGAAATCACCGATTACTACGAGACTCATTTCAACATGGGTCACGGCAGCATGGTCGGCGGCCGCTACTCCGAGGACGGACTCCTCTGGAGCGCCTCCGGCGCCATGGTCTACGGGAGCGAGGCGGTCGGCGCCGCCCTCCAGGCGCGGATCGACGCGGAGGGCTCGCAGCTCGCGATCCATCCGGGCGAAACCATGGGCTTCGGCGACCAGATCGTTTCGCGCGGACACTACGTCCTCACCGGCACGGTGGACGGAGCGGAGGCCCGGAACTCCGGGTACTACATGGCGGTGGCCGAGAACGTGGACGGCGAGTGGTCGCTCAAGGGGGTCGTGAGCAACTACGACACGCCCGACCAGTCGATGTCCGCCGGCCAGATGATGGACATGCCCGAGGGGATGGGGGGCGACCTCATCCAGGCGAGCGGCGACTACTTCGCCACGCACTACAACATGGGGCACGCCTCGATGGTCGCGAACACCTTCACGGAGAACGCGGTCGCGATGATGCCGGGCGAGCGGGCCCGCGAGGGTCGCGCGGCCGTGGAGGAAGGGCTGCAGGCGATGTTCGACGCGGGCGTGACGTTCAGCGGGATCAGCGGCTGGTCCGCGCACGAGCTGGACGAGGGTCATGTGGTCGGCATCGGCACCTACGGCACCGAGGGTCCGGACGGGGCCGGGGGCGGCCACTTCGCGGGGCTCTACTCGCGAGGCGAGGACGGGGGTCTCATGCTGCACTGGCTCGTGATGGGAGCGCACGCCTCCGGCATGTAA
- a CDS encoding SLC13 family permease — translation MAQHRSENRSGTRSRGQRIGLWLGPLLFLLMLLLDLEPGRPEVTRMAAVAVLMATWWITDAIPLFATALLPLFLFPVLGIERTGETAPIYFNSTIVLFLGGFMIALTMEKWDVHRRIALWVIRAVGGGPARIVLGFMLAAAFLSMWISNTATAIMMVPVGLAVILRMEEQFGRGRTRAFSVSIMLGIAYACSAGGIATLVGTPPNLSLQRIFAITFPDAPHISFGVWFVMALPIAALMLVFAWILITRVFFRVPDEVSVDRDVVESEMRKLGPVAFEERAILAVFAATALLWVFRAPIEIGRLAIPGWSSLLPYGHLIDDGTVAITMASILFLVPTRSPGAKTATVMGPGVVRRLPWNIVLLFGGGFALAHGFQTTGLARFVGEGFSGLSTVPPLVLILVICLAMTFLTELTSNTATTEMVLPIFAAVAVATGVHPLLLMVPATLSASCAFMMPVATPPNAVVFGSNRVRIAEMARVGLFLNLIGAIVITLIFRAVGPLLFGIEPGVLPDWAHLGS, via the coding sequence ATGGCACAACACCGATCGGAGAACCGGTCCGGGACGCGCTCGCGCGGCCAACGCATCGGGCTGTGGCTCGGACCGCTCCTTTTCCTGCTGATGCTGCTGCTCGACCTCGAGCCGGGTCGGCCCGAAGTCACCCGCATGGCGGCGGTGGCCGTTCTCATGGCCACCTGGTGGATCACCGACGCGATTCCGCTGTTCGCGACCGCGCTGCTTCCGCTCTTCCTGTTCCCGGTCCTTGGCATCGAACGGACCGGGGAGACGGCGCCCATCTACTTCAACAGCACGATCGTGCTCTTCCTCGGCGGCTTCATGATCGCGCTCACGATGGAGAAGTGGGACGTCCACCGGCGAATCGCCCTCTGGGTCATCCGCGCGGTGGGCGGCGGCCCCGCCCGCATCGTGCTTGGCTTCATGCTCGCGGCGGCCTTCCTCTCCATGTGGATTTCGAACACCGCCACCGCGATCATGATGGTCCCGGTCGGACTTGCCGTCATCCTCCGCATGGAGGAGCAGTTCGGGCGCGGCCGGACGCGCGCCTTCTCGGTGTCGATCATGCTGGGAATCGCGTACGCCTGCTCGGCCGGCGGGATCGCGACGCTGGTCGGCACGCCGCCGAACCTCTCCCTCCAGCGCATCTTCGCGATCACCTTCCCGGACGCCCCGCACATCTCCTTTGGCGTGTGGTTCGTCATGGCGCTTCCGATCGCGGCGCTCATGCTCGTCTTCGCGTGGATCCTGATCACCCGGGTCTTCTTCCGCGTGCCCGATGAGGTCTCGGTCGACCGCGATGTCGTGGAGTCCGAGATGCGGAAGCTCGGCCCCGTGGCCTTCGAGGAGCGGGCGATCCTCGCCGTCTTCGCCGCGACGGCCCTGCTGTGGGTGTTCCGGGCGCCGATCGAGATCGGCCGGCTTGCGATCCCGGGCTGGTCGTCGCTCCTGCCCTACGGTCACCTGATCGACGACGGGACCGTGGCGATCACGATGGCCTCCATTCTCTTTCTCGTCCCCACGAGGTCGCCCGGCGCAAAGACCGCCACGGTCATGGGACCCGGCGTGGTGCGCCGGCTCCCGTGGAACATCGTGCTGCTGTTCGGGGGAGGCTTCGCCCTCGCGCACGGCTTCCAGACCACCGGGCTGGCGCGGTTCGTCGGGGAAGGATTCAGCGGGCTGTCGACGGTGCCGCCGCTCGTGCTGATCCTCGTCATCTGCCTCGCGATGACGTTCCTCACCGAACTCACCTCGAACACGGCGACGACGGAGATGGTGCTCCCGATCTTCGCGGCGGTGGCCGTGGCGACCGGCGTTCACCCGCTCCTGCTGATGGTGCCGGCGACGCTCTCCGCCTCGTGCGCCTTCATGATGCCGGTGGCGACGCCGCCCAACGCGGTGGTGTTCGGGAGCAACCGGGTGAGGATCGCGGAGATGGCGCGGGTGGGACTGTTCCTCAACCTCATCGGCGCGATCGTGATCACGCTGATCTTCCGCGCCGTGGGGCCGCTCCTGTTCGGGATCGAGCCCGGCGTCCTGCCGGACTGGGCGCACCTCGGCTCGTAG
- the secD gene encoding protein translocase subunit SecD gives MFGSVRWRLVWIAVLVAICGFALVPETIVDEVTGESERVWPLKLGLDLQGGMHLAVEIYDPENTLSGQDLDDAVERTLTTIRNRIDEFGVREPTVQRSGNRIIIELAGVDDSEQAKRIATETAFMEFKIVTDGQEFMDALERIDRAIVNEVGIENLQVTTLETEPEVDLSDILGGAADSATAEDAADAEDAVEGEGPADGEDPAADSLATEEEAADAVDEATARPLAALLGQGRILGEYLVPQEDQPTAAAWLELEGVREALPRGVTLHWGVEQVGAGAGSYVPLYVLDAEPLITGDMLQDAGPANRDPTFNQPIVPFETTRRGSRVFERGTARNIGQNMAIVLDDRVQSYAVIRSVLSRRAQIELTPGASFQEAQELALVLRAGALPMPIEVVEERNVSASLGEDSIRQGRTAFIIGIVGVIIIMMIYYRAAGILAVGALLTYVIFMLGGLAGLEATLTLPGIAGLILSIGMAVDANVLIFERVREELAAGKTPRTAVDAGFGNALSAIIDANLTTLITGIILFQFGTGAVQGFAVTLCIGILASFFSAIYVTRTLFIMYLNRRGSRESVSI, from the coding sequence ATGTTCGGTTCGGTACGCTGGCGATTGGTCTGGATCGCCGTTCTGGTAGCCATTTGCGGTTTCGCCCTGGTTCCCGAGACCATCGTGGACGAAGTCACGGGCGAGTCCGAGCGGGTCTGGCCGCTCAAGCTCGGACTGGACCTGCAGGGCGGCATGCACCTCGCGGTCGAGATCTACGACCCGGAGAACACCTTGAGCGGTCAGGACCTCGACGATGCGGTCGAACGCACGCTCACGACGATTCGGAACCGGATCGACGAGTTCGGCGTCCGCGAGCCGACCGTCCAACGCTCGGGCAACCGGATCATCATCGAACTCGCGGGGGTCGACGACTCGGAACAGGCGAAGCGGATCGCCACGGAGACCGCGTTCATGGAGTTCAAGATCGTCACGGACGGTCAGGAGTTCATGGACGCCCTCGAGCGGATCGACCGCGCGATCGTGAACGAGGTGGGGATCGAGAACCTCCAGGTCACGACGCTGGAGACCGAGCCGGAAGTCGACCTCAGCGACATCCTCGGCGGCGCCGCCGATTCCGCCACGGCGGAGGACGCGGCCGACGCGGAGGATGCGGTCGAAGGAGAGGGCCCGGCCGACGGGGAGGATCCGGCCGCCGATTCGCTCGCGACCGAAGAGGAGGCTGCCGACGCGGTGGATGAAGCCACCGCGCGGCCGCTCGCTGCCCTGCTCGGACAGGGACGGATCCTCGGCGAGTACCTGGTGCCGCAGGAGGATCAGCCTACGGCGGCGGCCTGGCTGGAACTCGAGGGCGTTCGGGAAGCGCTCCCCAGGGGCGTCACGCTACACTGGGGAGTGGAGCAGGTCGGGGCGGGCGCGGGATCCTACGTGCCGCTCTATGTGCTCGATGCGGAGCCACTCATCACGGGCGACATGCTTCAGGACGCGGGTCCGGCGAACCGCGACCCGACGTTCAACCAGCCGATCGTCCCCTTCGAGACGACCCGGCGCGGCTCGCGGGTCTTCGAGCGCGGTACGGCGCGCAATATCGGCCAGAACATGGCCATCGTCCTTGACGACCGGGTCCAGAGCTACGCCGTCATCCGCAGCGTTCTGAGCCGTCGCGCCCAGATCGAACTCACCCCCGGAGCGTCCTTCCAGGAGGCGCAGGAACTCGCGCTCGTCCTTCGGGCCGGTGCGCTGCCCATGCCGATCGAAGTGGTCGAGGAGCGCAACGTGAGCGCCTCGCTCGGCGAAGATTCCATCCGGCAGGGCCGCACCGCCTTCATCATCGGGATCGTCGGCGTGATCATCATCATGATGATCTACTACCGGGCGGCAGGAATACTCGCCGTCGGGGCGCTGCTCACGTACGTCATCTTCATGCTGGGCGGTCTGGCCGGCCTCGAGGCGACGCTCACCCTGCCGGGCATCGCGGGTCTCATCCTCTCCATCGGCATGGCGGTGGATGCGAACGTCCTCATCTTCGAACGGGTGCGCGAGGAACTCGCGGCGGGGAAGACGCCGCGCACGGCGGTGGACGCGGGATTCGGCAACGCCCTGTCGGCGATCATCGACGCGAACCTCACGACACTCATCACCGGGATCATCCTCTTCCAGTTCGGGACCGGCGCGGTGCAGGGCTTCGCGGTGACGCTCTGCATCGGGATCCTCGCGTCGTTCTTCTCCGCGATCTACGTGACGCGGACGCTCTTCATCATGTACCTGAACCGACGCGGCTCCCGGGAGTCCGTGAGCATATAG
- the secF gene encoding protein translocase subunit SecF: MRVFQNASYKFLSMRRPAYFASAAIITIGLLSIIFRGGLRTGVEFTGGVLLEVQFSQMTDVGQIRDALSVGGTTGVQIQQLRTVGAETYDFLLRVPVGEEEDQNAIRDQIRASLETQYSAASFEIARGDTLSAKVGDEFQRTAVIAVLLSFLLTLIYLAFRFEWRFGVAAVIATVHDMLITFGFISLFDIEINLATVAAILTIIGYSLNDTIVVFDRVRENLRKKRKEPYDATLNRSLNETLPRTVLTSGTTLIALLSLVVIGGAVIRPFAGVLIIGVLIGTYSSIFVASPVLVEIHDRARRRSAIAART; encoded by the coding sequence ATGAGGGTCTTCCAGAACGCGAGCTACAAGTTCCTTTCCATGCGCCGGCCGGCGTACTTCGCGTCGGCCGCGATCATCACGATCGGCCTCCTGTCGATCATCTTTCGCGGCGGGCTGCGGACGGGCGTGGAGTTCACGGGAGGCGTCCTGCTCGAGGTCCAGTTCTCGCAGATGACCGATGTGGGTCAGATCCGCGACGCACTGTCGGTCGGCGGCACGACGGGCGTGCAGATTCAGCAGCTGCGGACGGTCGGAGCGGAGACGTACGATTTTCTGTTGCGCGTGCCGGTCGGGGAGGAGGAGGACCAGAACGCGATCCGGGACCAGATCAGGGCGAGCCTCGAGACGCAGTACTCCGCGGCCAGCTTCGAGATCGCGCGCGGCGATACGTTGAGCGCCAAAGTGGGGGACGAGTTCCAGCGCACCGCGGTCATCGCCGTGCTGCTTTCCTTCCTCCTGACCCTGATCTACCTCGCCTTCCGCTTCGAGTGGCGGTTCGGCGTCGCCGCCGTCATCGCGACGGTGCACGACATGCTCATCACCTTCGGGTTCATCTCGCTGTTCGACATCGAGATCAACCTCGCGACCGTCGCCGCGATCCTCACGATCATCGGATATTCGCTCAACGACACGATCGTCGTCTTCGACCGCGTACGGGAGAATCTCAGAAAGAAGCGGAAGGAACCGTACGACGCGACGCTTAACCGCAGCCTGAACGAGACGCTGCCCCGAACGGTTCTCACCAGCGGCACGACGCTGATCGCGCTGCTCTCGCTGGTCGTGATCGGGGGTGCCGTGATTCGGCCCTTCGCGGGCGTGCTCATCATCGGCGTGCTCATCGGGACGTATTCCTCGATCTTCGTGGCGTCGCCCGTGCTCGTCGAGATTCACGACCGGGCGCGCAGGCGCTCCGCGATCGCCGCCCGCACCTAG
- a CDS encoding TatD family hydrolase, translating to MTGTGAGTTLFDSHLHLTAARFAPDLEEVVDRARARGVHRMVTVASDPEDAEQARALAARTPGLWATAGLHPHAADRTSASLMSEIDRIAEAPEVVAIGETGLDFHYDNAARTAQLENFEAHLGLAARLGLPVVVHSRSAEAETAERVREYGDGAAGVLHCFTGGEALLHAALDADWYVSFSGLITFVPELAEWARAVPAERLLIETDAPYLAPAPRRGRRNEPAYLTHTCERLAQVRGMSFEEAAALTAGNARRFYGVEDEA from the coding sequence GTGACCGGTACGGGAGCCGGGACGACGCTCTTCGACTCGCACCTTCATCTGACGGCGGCCCGCTTCGCCCCCGATCTCGAAGAGGTGGTGGACCGGGCCCGCGCGCGGGGCGTACACCGGATGGTCACGGTCGCCTCGGATCCCGAGGACGCCGAGCAGGCGCGGGCGCTGGCCGCGCGGACGCCCGGTCTGTGGGCGACGGCGGGACTTCATCCCCACGCGGCGGACCGGACCTCGGCCTCCCTCATGAGCGAGATCGACCGCATCGCCGAAGCCCCGGAGGTCGTCGCGATCGGCGAGACGGGGCTCGATTTCCATTACGACAATGCGGCCCGGACGGCGCAGCTGGAGAACTTCGAGGCGCACCTCGGGCTCGCGGCCCGGCTCGGTCTGCCGGTCGTCGTACACTCGCGCTCCGCGGAGGCCGAGACGGCGGAGCGGGTGAGGGAGTACGGCGACGGCGCCGCCGGAGTGCTGCACTGCTTCACGGGAGGCGAAGCACTCCTCCATGCCGCCCTGGATGCCGACTGGTACGTCTCCTTTTCGGGCCTCATCACGTTCGTCCCCGAGCTGGCCGAGTGGGCCCGCGCGGTGCCGGCGGAGCGGCTCCTCATCGAGACGGACGCCCCCTACCTGGCGCCCGCTCCCCGCCGCGGACGCCGAAACGAACCCGCCTACCTCACGCACACGTGCGAGCGGCTGGCGCAGGTGCGCGGCATGTCCTTCGAGGAAGCCGCGGCGCTCACGGCGGGCAACGCCCGCCGCTTCTACGGCGTGGAGGACGAGGCGTGA
- the mutL gene encoding DNA mismatch repair endonuclease MutL, with amino-acid sequence MNRPGAGGVQILPDHVANQIAAGEVVERPASVVKELAENAVDAGARRVEVTLRNGGKTEIRVSDDGSGMNREDAVLALDRHATSKIRSVDDLRSVRSFGFRGEALPSIAAVSRFELHTALSPEEGVRARVDFGRIRSVDDVPRRRGTTVTVRALFHDLPARAKFLRSSAAETRAAGEALVLLALANPAVGFRLESNRRASMDLAPARDWLARIGQLWGDLAPTLIPVEDAGGAVRVRGFIQRPDAARARGGRRYTFVNGRPFRDAALLRLVDDAFRTTVVEGLRPSLFLRIETPPAAVDVNVHPAKAEVRFRDRESVETAVRDAVRAALARLDSTKPVGVRGSAPDAEPGHRTSARGRAAKPRGEPTAEMPQFALFVSGRDDAGGPGGPGVEAGAAGQSGAAEAPFAGPELWQLHDRYILAATREGLLIVDQHSAHERVLYEEIMARFETGGGTSQALLFPVTLQFSPPEAEALEDLAGLLARQGFELEPFGERTWILTAAPQPHSRFDAERCLREMVRELAEGSPLVDTARNQHERLAKSMACRGAIKAGEPISPEEARELFDRLFATPLPGHDVHGRPTIVRLSVEELDRRFGRG; translated from the coding sequence GTGAACCGCCCGGGGGCGGGCGGCGTTCAGATCCTGCCCGACCATGTCGCGAACCAGATCGCGGCGGGCGAGGTGGTGGAGCGTCCGGCCTCCGTCGTGAAGGAACTCGCCGAGAACGCAGTCGATGCCGGGGCGCGTCGCGTCGAGGTCACGCTCCGCAACGGTGGAAAGACCGAGATCCGGGTCTCGGACGACGGGAGCGGGATGAATCGCGAGGACGCCGTGCTCGCCCTGGACCGGCACGCGACAAGCAAGATCCGGAGCGTGGACGATCTGCGGAGCGTGCGCTCCTTCGGCTTCCGCGGCGAGGCGCTGCCCTCCATCGCGGCGGTCAGCCGTTTCGAACTGCACACGGCGCTGAGTCCGGAAGAGGGCGTGCGGGCGCGCGTGGACTTCGGGCGCATCCGCAGCGTCGATGACGTCCCGCGTCGGCGCGGGACGACGGTGACGGTCCGCGCGCTGTTCCACGACCTTCCCGCGCGTGCGAAGTTCCTCCGGAGTTCGGCCGCCGAGACGCGGGCCGCGGGCGAGGCGCTCGTGCTCCTCGCGCTCGCGAACCCGGCCGTCGGCTTTCGCCTCGAGTCGAATCGCCGCGCGTCCATGGATCTCGCCCCCGCGCGGGACTGGCTCGCACGGATCGGACAGCTCTGGGGCGACCTCGCCCCCACGCTCATCCCCGTGGAAGATGCGGGCGGGGCCGTGCGCGTCCGGGGCTTCATCCAGCGGCCCGACGCGGCGCGCGCGAGGGGAGGGCGCCGCTACACCTTCGTGAACGGTCGACCCTTCCGGGATGCCGCCCTCCTGCGGCTGGTGGATGACGCGTTCCGGACGACGGTCGTCGAGGGTCTTCGGCCGAGCCTCTTCCTGCGCATCGAGACCCCGCCCGCAGCGGTGGACGTCAACGTCCATCCGGCCAAGGCGGAGGTGCGCTTCCGCGACCGCGAGAGCGTCGAGACGGCGGTTCGCGACGCCGTGCGCGCCGCGCTGGCCCGGCTCGATTCGACGAAGCCCGTGGGGGTCCGCGGCAGCGCGCCCGACGCCGAGCCGGGGCATCGAACGTCCGCCCGCGGCCGCGCCGCGAAACCTCGCGGCGAGCCGACCGCGGAGATGCCGCAGTTCGCGCTCTTCGTCTCCGGACGCGACGACGCCGGCGGGCCGGGCGGGCCGGGGGTCGAAGCTGGCGCGGCCGGGCAGAGCGGCGCGGCGGAGGCGCCGTTCGCCGGTCCGGAACTGTGGCAACTCCACGACCGTTACATCCTGGCCGCGACCCGCGAGGGGCTCCTCATCGTCGACCAGCACTCGGCGCACGAGCGCGTGCTCTACGAGGAGATCATGGCGCGGTTCGAAACCGGAGGAGGCACCTCCCAGGCGCTGCTCTTTCCCGTCACCCTGCAGTTCTCCCCCCCGGAGGCCGAGGCGCTCGAGGACCTGGCCGGATTGCTCGCCCGGCAGGGTTTCGAGTTGGAGCCGTTCGGCGAGCGGACCTGGATTCTGACCGCGGCCCCTCAGCCCCACTCCCGGTTCGACGCCGAGCGCTGCCTGCGCGAGATGGTGCGGGAACTGGCAGAGGGCTCGCCGCTCGTGGACACGGCGCGCAACCAGCACGAGCGCCTCGCGAAGAGCATGGCGTGCAGGGGAGCCATCAAGGCGGGCGAGCCCATCTCGCCGGAAGAGGCGAGGGAACTTTTCGACCGGTTGTTCGCGACGCCGCTGCCCGGACACGATGTCCACGGCCGCCCGACGATCGTGCGCCTGAGCGTCGAGGAGCTCGACCGGCGGTTCGGCCGCGGGTAG